The Yersinia intermedia genome window below encodes:
- a CDS encoding fimbrial biogenesis chaperone: MTFKYSSAMIGALSTLMLLLAVPVMASVVMLNTRIVYPADAPSHTVQLTNNDTIPYVMQMWADINNPSSTPENADGPFVTVPALFRIEPKTGQSVRLMFTGKALPQDRESVFYLNSVQIPPKNTASNADNQMLVVLRNRVKVFYRPKGITGGPEEIAGKIRFSLKQQGAQWILTATNDSGYYASFINATAMLGRTEVPFKVGMVAPKSQASWASEKSAQSAAGAQKIKFTLINDYGGHTDAEARLN; encoded by the coding sequence GTGACGTTCAAATATTCAAGTGCCATGATCGGCGCGTTATCCACCCTAATGTTATTACTGGCTGTACCGGTGATGGCCAGTGTTGTGATGCTCAATACCCGGATAGTTTATCCCGCCGATGCGCCCTCACACACGGTACAACTTACCAATAATGACACTATTCCTTACGTGATGCAGATGTGGGCAGACATCAATAACCCGTCTTCAACACCCGAGAATGCCGATGGGCCGTTTGTTACCGTGCCGGCTTTGTTCCGCATTGAGCCGAAAACCGGTCAGTCTGTTCGATTGATGTTCACCGGCAAGGCACTGCCGCAGGATCGCGAATCGGTATTTTATCTGAACAGCGTACAAATACCGCCGAAAAATACGGCCAGTAATGCCGATAACCAGATGTTGGTGGTGTTACGCAATCGGGTCAAAGTGTTCTACCGCCCCAAAGGGATCACCGGCGGGCCTGAAGAGATTGCCGGGAAAATCCGCTTTTCGCTAAAACAGCAGGGCGCACAGTGGATACTGACCGCCACTAATGATTCCGGCTATTACGCCTCTTTTATCAACGCAACTGCGATGCTGGGCAGGACCGAAGTGCCATTCAAGGTCGGCATGGTGGCACCGAAGTCTCAAGCCAGTTGGGCGTCAGAAAAAAGTGCCCAGTCCGCTGCCGGTGCCCAGAAAATTAAGTTTACCTTGATCAATGATTACGGTGGTCACACTGATGCAGAAGCTCGTCTGAATTGA
- a CDS encoding glycogen/starch/alpha-glucan phosphorylase has translation MKNTPSTQDKGQISKLRNSILYELKYSLGVTLSTASSSDIFSALALVVRRSQTDDYFLTRERHHQARKKRIYYISMEFLIGQSLRNNLINQGLMETAKVALESLGVDFEVIVKSEEDAALGNGGLGRLAACFIDSMATLDIAGSGHGIKYEYGLFHQQIQDGQQVEKPDDWHSAHSPWLIEHQSQAMIIPLYGRIVEVEDQQGNYNPMWMDWKIIIGVPHDYLVSGYNNHTVNSLRLYSACASDSFDIHIFNHGDYLNAVNQKIASENISKVLYPSDEVLAGKELRLTQEYFLVACTLRDVMHDFFLLSNDLNQLPEFVAIQLNDTHPALAIVELMRILVDEHTVDWDIAWDLTQRVCAYTNHTLMPEALEKWSVKLFELLLPRHLQIIYEINRRFLLEIHRWRPERADLLASMSLIEETPEKKVRMAYLAIIGSHKVNGVAKLHSELIKSNLVPDFYHLMPEKFTNQTNGVTPRRWIQQANPRLSAFLDCHVGQEWVTDLTLLTKLKSLANERDVIAELAEIKKFNKIKLSQIITRQQGIIINPEAMFDCQIKRIHEYKRQLLNILYVINLYLKILNGRGAVSPKVHIFSGKAAPGYAMAKLIIQLINQVALKVNNDPRVNEQLKVVFLEDYKVSLAENIIPAADLSEQISTAGTEASGTSNMKLAMNGALTIGTLDGANIEIRDAVGHENFYVFGLSAEQIAEKRAKGRSSYDEYLSNTELKETVDSLISGVFHADKALFSPIFHMLVSHGDHYFHLADFDSYCHAQYQALTDYSDTYSWHKRALNTISGMGEFSSDRTIRGYSKDIWGEDNFK, from the coding sequence ATGAAAAATACTCCATCGACTCAAGATAAAGGTCAGATTAGCAAGTTACGTAATAGCATACTTTATGAATTGAAGTATTCTCTCGGAGTGACATTGTCAACTGCGTCATCCAGTGACATCTTTAGCGCATTAGCGCTAGTCGTTCGACGAAGCCAAACGGATGATTATTTTCTCACTCGAGAACGGCATCATCAGGCAAGAAAAAAACGTATTTATTATATTTCTATGGAGTTTCTGATTGGTCAATCTCTACGGAATAACTTAATAAATCAAGGGCTGATGGAGACAGCCAAAGTTGCGCTAGAATCTCTTGGCGTAGATTTTGAAGTTATTGTTAAAAGTGAAGAAGATGCAGCATTAGGTAATGGGGGATTAGGGCGTTTGGCTGCATGTTTCATTGATTCAATGGCAACCTTAGATATTGCTGGTTCTGGTCACGGTATAAAGTATGAGTATGGCTTATTTCACCAACAAATTCAGGATGGTCAACAGGTAGAGAAGCCTGATGACTGGCATTCGGCACACTCACCCTGGCTGATAGAACATCAAAGTCAGGCAATGATAATTCCGCTGTATGGGCGCATAGTTGAAGTAGAAGACCAGCAAGGAAATTACAATCCAATGTGGATGGATTGGAAAATAATTATTGGTGTGCCTCACGACTATCTGGTTTCTGGGTACAATAATCACACCGTAAACTCGTTGCGGTTATACAGTGCTTGTGCTTCAGATTCATTTGATATTCATATTTTTAATCATGGTGATTATCTGAATGCTGTTAATCAAAAAATTGCATCAGAGAATATTTCTAAAGTACTTTATCCCTCCGATGAGGTGCTGGCAGGGAAGGAATTACGCTTAACACAAGAGTACTTTTTGGTGGCTTGTACATTACGTGATGTTATGCATGATTTCTTCTTACTTTCCAATGATCTAAATCAGTTACCTGAGTTTGTAGCCATTCAACTTAATGATACCCATCCGGCTCTGGCGATTGTTGAGCTAATGAGAATATTGGTGGATGAACATACTGTTGATTGGGATATTGCTTGGGATTTAACACAACGGGTTTGCGCCTACACCAATCATACGCTAATGCCAGAGGCGTTAGAGAAGTGGTCGGTTAAATTATTCGAATTGTTATTACCTCGTCATCTACAAATCATCTATGAGATCAATCGCCGTTTCTTACTGGAAATACATAGATGGCGCCCTGAGCGTGCAGATTTATTAGCATCAATGTCTTTGATTGAAGAGACGCCTGAAAAGAAAGTGCGCATGGCCTATCTTGCTATTATTGGTAGTCACAAAGTTAATGGGGTGGCTAAACTTCATTCGGAATTAATTAAATCGAATCTTGTACCTGATTTTTATCATTTAATGCCTGAGAAATTCACTAATCAAACGAACGGTGTTACACCTCGGCGTTGGATTCAGCAGGCTAATCCCCGGTTATCGGCGTTCCTGGATTGTCACGTAGGTCAAGAATGGGTTACCGACCTGACTCTTCTGACCAAACTTAAGTCGTTAGCGAATGAACGTGACGTTATTGCCGAACTCGCCGAAATCAAAAAATTTAATAAAATAAAATTGAGTCAGATAATTACTCGTCAGCAAGGAATAATTATCAATCCTGAAGCTATGTTCGACTGCCAGATAAAGCGAATTCATGAATATAAACGCCAATTACTCAACATTCTCTATGTGATAAATCTTTACCTGAAAATTCTGAATGGAAGAGGGGCTGTTTCGCCGAAAGTTCATATCTTCTCGGGCAAAGCTGCACCGGGTTATGCAATGGCTAAATTGATCATCCAGTTAATCAATCAAGTTGCTCTTAAAGTGAATAATGATCCGAGAGTCAATGAACAACTAAAAGTGGTTTTTTTAGAGGATTATAAAGTCTCACTAGCGGAAAATATTATTCCAGCCGCCGACTTGTCTGAGCAGATATCTACTGCGGGTACTGAAGCCTCAGGTACCAGCAATATGAAATTGGCGATGAATGGTGCGTTAACTATTGGAACACTAGATGGCGCTAATATTGAAATCAGAGATGCTGTTGGTCATGAGAATTTCTATGTGTTTGGCTTGTCTGCGGAGCAAATTGCGGAGAAAAGAGCTAAAGGACGGTCATCATATGACGAGTATTTATCTAATACAGAACTTAAAGAGACTGTTGATTCACTTATTTCAGGTGTTTTTCATGCCGATAAAGCCTTGTTTTCACCGATATTCCATATGCTGGTGAGTCACGGTGACCACTATTTCCATTTGGCTGATTTCGACAGTTATTGTCACGCTCAATATCAAGCATTGACCGACTATAGCGATACTTACAGTTGGCACAAGCGAGCATTAAACACGATAAGTGGTATGGGCGAGTTTTCCAGCGATAGGACTATTCGTGGATATAGCAAGGATATCTGGGGGGAGGACAACTTTAAGTGA
- a CDS encoding winged helix-turn-helix domain-containing protein: MNSLTIINKIVAYDYNNAIIYNINKPEKSVSLYAPTNECLYILLDQYPNVIPQNYFFEQAWEKQGLTTTNNNFYQHISMIRRAFEVVGLNGDIILTLPRRGLSLSKDLEITHEEKKRQDKKEEIVIDETSNNATINNSMLRASLWVVVSILIITLFSILLYNKKSPYEKSIENYNHVEDIELCHLFSLSEGYDVSNVKEIIKNEKINCNKVKNLYYTTYPIIKRESLIYCDVLNNTPKNCISYLMIK; the protein is encoded by the coding sequence GTGAACAGTTTAACCATTATAAATAAGATTGTTGCTTATGATTATAACAACGCGATCATCTATAACATAAATAAACCAGAAAAGTCAGTAAGTCTTTATGCTCCAACCAATGAATGTTTGTATATTCTTTTAGATCAGTATCCCAACGTTATACCGCAAAATTATTTTTTTGAACAAGCATGGGAAAAACAAGGTTTAACAACAACTAATAATAATTTTTACCAACATATTTCGATGATTAGGCGTGCATTTGAAGTTGTCGGACTGAATGGGGATATTATCCTTACCCTACCAAGACGCGGTTTATCCTTATCTAAAGACCTCGAAATAACCCATGAAGAAAAGAAAAGGCAGGATAAAAAAGAAGAAATAGTAATAGATGAAACTTCAAACAATGCAACAATCAACAACTCGATGCTTAGAGCAAGTTTGTGGGTAGTGGTTTCCATATTAATAATAACTTTGTTTTCAATTTTATTGTACAATAAAAAATCACCATATGAAAAATCTATCGAGAACTACAACCATGTAGAAGACATTGAATTATGCCATCTATTCTCATTATCAGAAGGTTATGATGTTAGCAATGTAAAAGAAATCATAAAAAATGAAAAAATAAATTGCAATAAAGTAAAAAACTTATACTACACCACCTACCCGATAATAAAAAGGGAGTCTTTGATTTATTGTGACGTGTTAAATAATACGCCGAAAAATTGTATATCCTATTTGATGATCAAGTAA
- a CDS encoding fimbrial protein, protein MRRTLTVALLTVAGMTIAAPGWAECYRIIATNSTPSSPYYTEPGKGTAANWDGSADAAGSIGSLPTTVNVNNSTFQPNGTLLASGTVNFLQSGSQPYSAEQILFRCTASEAGNLYEYYATNGDSVYAGNVDAGAANGLPGAYQTIIDGVALRATNLVTGEFYSRYWKARPLTSLDTDSQGWILVKAKNFSNTKIDLFRLSNSTGSTAVGLVNWTQPATYIAFRGGTLSSGLTVGADSNAIYYGWPYNWPGAVNLHNNLTVRRSASCSVTNVTPTVIFPIITVTELKAGVTRQRPITIQFACQTGAPANAGVTAFGSGVAINQTAMGIRVNPANAAAAVSAGLGTTGSGVSYLLSDGYGTNSTVASGVGIQISRTNGSALNLLSTLSGSVLGGNAAGWYPVLDDATAGAVVSGMTTYTKTLNATLKALPGKTVTAGKVSATAQVIIQVQ, encoded by the coding sequence ATGCGCAGAACCTTGACTGTGGCGTTGCTGACAGTGGCGGGGATGACGATAGCCGCCCCTGGTTGGGCGGAGTGTTACCGTATCATCGCTACCAACAGCACCCCCAGTTCACCCTATTATACTGAACCGGGTAAAGGCACCGCCGCCAATTGGGACGGTTCGGCAGATGCGGCGGGTTCAATTGGCAGCTTGCCGACAACCGTAAATGTCAATAACAGCACCTTCCAGCCTAATGGAACGCTACTTGCCAGCGGCACGGTGAACTTCCTACAATCCGGTAGCCAGCCTTACAGCGCTGAGCAGATCCTGTTTCGCTGCACCGCCAGCGAGGCGGGGAACCTGTATGAATATTACGCCACTAATGGCGATTCTGTTTATGCCGGTAACGTCGACGCGGGGGCTGCCAATGGCTTACCGGGCGCTTATCAAACTATTATTGATGGTGTGGCTCTGCGTGCCACTAATTTGGTCACTGGCGAATTTTATTCCCGTTACTGGAAAGCCCGCCCATTGACTAGCCTGGATACTGATTCACAAGGGTGGATCCTGGTTAAAGCCAAAAATTTCAGCAATACCAAGATAGATCTGTTTCGCCTCAGTAATTCTACTGGCTCGACTGCTGTCGGTCTTGTCAACTGGACACAACCTGCCACGTATATTGCCTTTCGCGGCGGGACGCTTTCCAGTGGTCTAACCGTCGGCGCTGACTCCAATGCGATTTACTACGGATGGCCATACAACTGGCCAGGTGCGGTGAACCTGCATAACAACCTCACTGTCCGCCGTTCAGCCAGTTGTTCGGTGACCAATGTCACACCCACTGTGATTTTCCCCATCATCACGGTCACCGAACTGAAGGCGGGAGTGACGCGGCAGAGACCGATTACCATCCAATTTGCTTGCCAGACCGGAGCACCAGCGAATGCCGGGGTAACCGCATTCGGCAGTGGGGTTGCAATCAACCAGACGGCGATGGGGATACGAGTGAATCCGGCTAATGCGGCAGCGGCCGTGTCTGCCGGTCTGGGGACCACCGGCTCAGGTGTCAGCTACTTGCTGTCAGACGGCTATGGCACTAATTCTACGGTAGCCTCCGGTGTAGGTATTCAAATTTCACGCACCAATGGCTCGGCGCTGAATCTGCTCAGTACGTTGAGTGGTTCGGTTCTTGGGGGTAATGCGGCAGGATGGTACCCGGTACTGGATGATGCGACCGCCGGTGCTGTCGTTAGCGGCATGACCACTTATACCAAAACGCTGAATGCGACACTGAAGGCATTGCCCGGTAAGACAGTTACCGCTGGCAAAGTCAGCGCGACGGCACAGGTCATTATCCAGGTGCAATGA
- a CDS encoding fimbrial biogenesis chaperone, whose protein sequence is MMRKLLGVCIAAAALFCGWAQAGIIIESSRVVFSAADRERSLLLSNGNAYPVIVQAWIDDGAPEGTPETADNVPILPLPGLFRLESGEKKNLRLLATQQTQPQDRESLYWLNIYEIPPTETGLPPGVSAVKVAVRVQLKVFYRPPNLKLKVDNLAELQQFTLVRQPGSLTLIVENRSPYFATFSAATLTGGGQSHDIDMGMLAPFTQKKVDMSAEATWQPENVRYTLINDDGNSLVGNKSLGR, encoded by the coding sequence ATGATGCGAAAATTACTGGGAGTATGTATTGCCGCAGCAGCGTTGTTTTGTGGCTGGGCGCAAGCGGGCATTATTATTGAGTCATCACGCGTAGTCTTTTCCGCCGCCGATCGTGAGCGTTCATTACTGTTGTCGAACGGCAATGCTTACCCGGTGATTGTGCAGGCATGGATTGATGACGGTGCGCCGGAAGGCACACCTGAAACAGCCGATAATGTCCCGATTTTGCCCCTACCAGGGCTTTTCAGGCTGGAATCCGGCGAGAAGAAAAATCTGCGCTTGCTGGCGACTCAACAAACACAACCACAGGATCGTGAGTCGCTGTACTGGCTAAATATTTACGAAATCCCCCCAACCGAAACAGGGTTACCCCCAGGTGTTTCGGCGGTGAAAGTGGCAGTACGCGTGCAATTAAAGGTGTTTTATCGTCCACCTAACCTGAAACTGAAAGTTGATAACCTGGCCGAACTACAGCAGTTCACTCTGGTCCGACAGCCCGGTTCGTTGACACTCATTGTCGAAAACCGGTCGCCTTATTTCGCAACCTTCAGTGCGGCAACGTTAACAGGTGGGGGCCAATCACATGATATTGATATGGGTATGTTGGCACCCTTTACGCAAAAAAAAGTGGATATGAGCGCAGAAGCCACATGGCAGCCCGAGAACGTTCGTTACACGCTGATCAATGATGATGGTAACAGTCTGGTAGGCAATAAATCACTCGGTCGTTAA
- a CDS encoding winged helix-turn-helix domain-containing protein, whose product MILTKNSEVFVYLISDDIYVHISHGVMIRTYTTRRFKNYTIDTVILGTGTLMRLLTYLLEHANKDVIYYPDIMSSVWDNNGLVSSYKRLSQVIIELKSKLVEIGLPADFIQIIRGQGYRIEEKMIKPLSFRKEKCELREVCVDPTPSSYFN is encoded by the coding sequence ATGATTTTGACTAAAAACTCCGAGGTTTTCGTGTACCTAATTAGTGACGATATTTATGTTCATATCTCTCATGGAGTCATGATTCGCACTTACACGACCAGAAGGTTTAAAAATTATACCATTGATACGGTTATTCTTGGGACAGGAACACTGATGAGGCTGTTAACCTATTTACTGGAACATGCTAACAAGGATGTTATTTATTATCCCGATATTATGTCAAGTGTTTGGGATAATAACGGATTAGTGTCATCTTATAAGCGGTTAAGTCAGGTTATTATTGAATTGAAAAGTAAATTGGTTGAAATTGGACTACCTGCGGATTTTATTCAGATTATTCGCGGCCAGGGATATCGCATTGAAGAAAAAATGATTAAACCGCTTTCCTTTCGTAAGGAAAAATGTGAATTACGTGAGGTCTGCGTTGATCCTACGCCAAGTTCCTACTTCAATTAG
- the opgC gene encoding OpgC domain-containing protein — MIHAFAVSEDKFRAVAVWIKSFRYTSSDKRDLRIDLLRGIALVMMVVAHIEVMSLLDLFTWERFGLTTGAEGFVILSGFMIGVINRQRLKKEVLLTVSYSLYRRAAKIYVVNIVIILSILLLTKLNFINTFEVTHFTDRFSGVSYTLYPLYEQIKESWFNMVLYLQIGPHQSQILGLYFYLLLVTPLFLYLLKRRSVGVLLLLSLVLYITYYLTGIRFTSAEFEFAFPLLAWQFIYVLGVTIGWYKEELLSLARTQAGFWSLSVIVLFTMVMMFIAQNHTNPFMPYNTMLHTINAKEFNWFYQNFAAKNALGPLRVINDFSLLITCYLVLSYFWKPINKVCGWFLITLGQHSLYVFIIHVYVVLLVNQLVDFGLWHRAWLLNTLVHLCALMMLWLFAKYDVGRRFIPN; from the coding sequence ATGATTCACGCATTTGCTGTATCGGAAGATAAATTTAGGGCCGTTGCTGTTTGGATAAAATCGTTTCGTTATACGTCATCGGATAAACGTGATCTAAGGATTGATCTACTGCGGGGTATTGCATTGGTGATGATGGTTGTCGCTCACATCGAAGTGATGTCGTTATTGGATCTTTTTACCTGGGAACGTTTTGGACTGACAACTGGAGCTGAAGGGTTTGTTATTCTTTCTGGATTTATGATAGGCGTAATCAATCGCCAGCGTCTAAAAAAAGAAGTGCTATTAACTGTAAGCTATTCATTGTATCGACGAGCAGCAAAAATATATGTAGTCAATATAGTGATCATCCTTAGCATTTTGCTTCTAACTAAACTAAATTTTATAAATACTTTTGAAGTTACCCATTTTACCGATCGCTTTTCCGGGGTTAGTTATACGTTATACCCACTTTACGAGCAGATAAAAGAATCCTGGTTTAACATGGTGCTCTACCTGCAGATTGGGCCACATCAGAGCCAGATTTTGGGGTTATATTTTTATCTGTTGTTGGTAACGCCTCTTTTTCTCTATCTATTGAAACGTCGGTCGGTCGGTGTGTTGTTATTGTTATCGCTGGTTTTATATATCACCTATTATCTCACGGGGATACGATTTACATCGGCAGAGTTTGAGTTTGCTTTTCCATTGTTGGCTTGGCAATTTATTTATGTCTTAGGGGTGACTATTGGCTGGTACAAAGAAGAGCTGCTTTCGTTAGCCCGTACTCAGGCCGGATTTTGGAGTTTGTCAGTTATTGTGTTATTCACAATGGTCATGATGTTTATTGCACAAAATCATACCAACCCATTTATGCCTTATAACACGATGCTCCATACGATAAATGCGAAAGAATTTAATTGGTTCTATCAGAATTTTGCTGCAAAGAATGCACTAGGGCCACTCCGTGTTATCAATGATTTTAGTTTGCTGATAACGTGTTATCTGGTGTTGAGTTATTTTTGGAAACCAATAAACAAGGTGTGTGGTTGGTTCTTAATAACATTAGGTCAACATTCTTTGTATGTTTTTATTATCCATGTTTATGTTGTTTTGCTGGTTAATCAGTTGGTGGACTTTGGTTTATGGCATCGTGCCTGGTTGCTAAACACACTGGTTCATCTCTGTGCCTTAATGATGTTATGGCTTTTCGCAAAATATGATGTCGGTAGGAGATTCATTCCTAACTGA
- a CDS encoding fimbrial protein, with protein sequence MNKIALVVAGLALSTTALANNVIQFQGEVADQTCAVTIDGNASAPLVLLPTVPSSSLSAIGETAGQTPFTVGLTGCTANASATAIKTVFVGNNLTANGRLGNTGTAGQVSLQLVDPISPTTPLDLSGQTGSAGLSLAANATAASHTFAVQYYAEGPATPGSVLGSVQYSVSYQ encoded by the coding sequence ATGAACAAAATTGCACTCGTTGTTGCCGGCCTGGCTTTATCCACCACAGCACTGGCTAATAACGTCATTCAATTCCAAGGCGAAGTAGCGGACCAAACGTGTGCCGTCACCATCGATGGTAATGCCTCCGCGCCATTGGTCCTGTTGCCAACGGTTCCCAGCTCATCACTTAGCGCTATCGGTGAGACTGCAGGACAAACACCGTTCACTGTCGGTCTGACCGGTTGCACCGCTAACGCCAGCGCCACGGCGATTAAAACCGTGTTTGTCGGTAACAACCTGACAGCAAACGGCCGTCTGGGCAACACCGGTACTGCCGGTCAAGTCTCACTGCAACTGGTTGATCCGATTTCACCTACTACCCCACTCGATCTGTCTGGCCAAACCGGTAGCGCGGGTCTTTCTCTGGCCGCTAACGCGACTGCCGCTAGCCATACTTTCGCCGTGCAATACTACGCCGAAGGTCCTGCCACCCCAGGCTCTGTTCTGGGAAGCGTACAATACTCAGTGTCTTACCAGTAA
- a CDS encoding fimbria/pilus outer membrane usher protein produces MQIKIIISPRHSDIRQGKAILRCLSTNILPLKSLILWLGVVSFPLLAATPDNQFEFDDSMLVGSLTTQKSIARFNHANTVEPGTYQVDVYINGDFLARESVIFAAGTQGKVAECLPPEMLLTAGILPDGIKVKTGDVTSCLSLEDQVDGALSQFDFSRLRLDLQVPQALMKREVRGAVPEGHLSVGETVAFTSYDTNYYRTNASGSTTESTYLGLNSGFNLGLWQFRQQSSFTRYLSDNSPGSSQWNAIRSFVQRPLPSIGSQLTLGDNFTSGSLFSSLGFRGIQLETDDRMVPESQRGYAPTIRGVASTTAKVSVSQSGMQIYQTTVAPGAFVIDDLYPTSFQGDLVVEVQEADGRVSSFTVPFSAVPDSMRPGHSHMSLSAGQVRNIGNSNNLFTDMIYQAGLTNAVTANTGVRISDGYQALLGGAVLASQFGALGLNAVYSQADLWGDKLNGWRLGTTYSRTFMPTSTTLALAGYRYSTQGYRDLADVLGLRAAYDNHDTWSSNTYQQSNQFVATVSQGLGEYGQLYFSGSTSSYRSDRGRDTQYQMAYSHHYHTISYNLSLSRQQTGSLRYGMSSADNVSNSSTQNIAMLSVSIPLGAGPRSPILSTGMSHTTGDTGSTHYQSALTGTLGEDQRLSYTVNGAFEPGGTGSSVGANMTQQMSVATVGGSFSQGKNYTQGGGSVRGSAVLHSDGVTFGPYLGDTFALIEAQGVKGAEVMNGMGAKINNAGYAIVPSLVPYRYNDISLDAKGIENPNVELNENQQRIAPYAGSVVKIHFKTLEGYALLIKLPEAQRGNLPLGSNVYDRNNAVVGLVGQGNQIYARAAGKQGQLRVKWGEAASEQCTLNYDLQGQDMKQSLYRLALPCNSQ; encoded by the coding sequence ATGCAGATAAAAATAATAATATCCCCACGCCATTCCGATATTCGCCAGGGAAAGGCAATATTGCGTTGTCTGTCGACGAATATTCTCCCACTAAAATCACTGATACTGTGGCTTGGGGTGGTGTCATTCCCCCTATTGGCAGCAACGCCTGACAATCAGTTTGAGTTTGACGACAGCATGCTGGTTGGGAGTCTCACGACGCAAAAGAGCATTGCACGTTTTAACCATGCGAATACTGTAGAACCGGGAACGTATCAGGTTGATGTCTATATTAATGGCGATTTTCTGGCCCGAGAATCCGTGATTTTTGCTGCCGGGACGCAAGGCAAGGTGGCTGAGTGCCTGCCACCGGAGATGCTGTTGACGGCCGGTATCTTACCCGATGGCATCAAGGTAAAAACCGGCGATGTGACGTCGTGTTTGAGTCTGGAAGACCAGGTTGACGGGGCCCTCAGCCAGTTTGATTTTTCCCGGCTACGCCTCGATTTACAGGTACCTCAGGCCTTGATGAAACGTGAGGTACGCGGCGCGGTGCCGGAGGGTCATTTATCGGTGGGCGAAACCGTCGCCTTTACCAGTTATGACACAAATTATTATCGTACCAACGCGTCAGGCTCGACCACCGAGTCGACGTATCTGGGGTTGAATTCAGGGTTCAATCTAGGGCTGTGGCAATTTCGCCAACAGTCGAGTTTTACCCGTTACCTCAGTGACAACAGCCCAGGTAGCAGCCAGTGGAACGCAATACGGTCCTTTGTACAGCGCCCTCTCCCGTCGATAGGCAGCCAACTGACGCTGGGCGACAACTTCACTTCCGGTAGCCTTTTTAGCAGTCTGGGCTTTCGGGGTATACAGTTGGAAACGGATGATCGCATGGTGCCTGAGTCCCAACGCGGTTATGCCCCCACTATCCGAGGTGTCGCCTCGACCACCGCCAAGGTCAGCGTCAGCCAATCGGGTATGCAGATCTACCAAACCACTGTCGCCCCAGGTGCCTTTGTCATTGATGATTTGTACCCCACCAGTTTTCAGGGGGATTTAGTGGTTGAGGTACAGGAAGCGGATGGTCGTGTTTCCTCCTTTACCGTTCCCTTCTCAGCAGTACCTGACTCAATGCGGCCGGGGCACTCGCACATGAGTTTATCTGCCGGGCAAGTGCGTAACATCGGCAACAGCAATAATCTGTTTACGGATATGATCTATCAGGCTGGGTTGACCAACGCGGTCACGGCCAACACCGGTGTACGTATTTCTGATGGTTATCAGGCGTTACTGGGTGGTGCGGTATTGGCCAGTCAGTTCGGTGCATTGGGCCTCAATGCTGTGTATTCGCAAGCCGACCTGTGGGGCGACAAACTTAACGGCTGGCGGCTGGGGACCACTTACAGCCGGACCTTTATGCCGACATCGACTACATTGGCGCTAGCGGGTTACCGCTATTCCACGCAAGGCTATCGGGATCTGGCCGATGTGCTGGGGCTGCGTGCCGCGTATGACAACCATGACACGTGGTCCTCAAACACCTACCAACAAAGTAATCAGTTTGTGGCTACCGTCAGTCAGGGGCTGGGGGAATATGGGCAGCTCTATTTTTCCGGTTCAACCAGCAGTTATCGCTCGGACCGGGGCCGTGACACCCAATACCAGATGGCCTATTCACACCATTACCACACTATCAGTTATAACCTGTCACTCAGCCGTCAGCAGACCGGCAGTCTCCGTTACGGTATGTCGTCGGCAGACAATGTGAGTAATAGCAGCACACAGAATATTGCCATGCTTTCCGTTTCTATTCCTCTGGGCGCAGGGCCGCGATCGCCGATACTCTCGACCGGTATGAGCCATACCACCGGTGACACCGGCAGTACCCACTACCAGAGTGCACTGACAGGCACCCTCGGGGAAGACCAACGCCTTAGCTACACGGTCAATGGCGCGTTCGAGCCTGGTGGTACCGGCAGCAGTGTGGGCGCCAACATGACCCAACAGATGTCCGTAGCCACCGTGGGAGGCAGTTTCTCTCAAGGTAAGAATTATACCCAAGGCGGGGGAAGTGTCCGTGGGTCTGCGGTATTGCACAGCGATGGTGTGACCTTCGGCCCTTATCTTGGCGATACATTTGCGCTGATCGAAGCACAAGGCGTGAAAGGTGCTGAGGTGATGAACGGGATGGGCGCGAAGATTAACAACGCCGGTTATGCCATCGTCCCGTCACTGGTGCCTTATCGCTACAACGACATCAGTTTGGATGCCAAGGGGATCGAAAACCCGAATGTCGAACTTAATGAGAATCAACAGCGCATCGCGCCCTATGCAGGCTCAGTGGTAAAAATCCACTTCAAAACGTTGGAGGGATATGCACTGCTCATTAAATTGCCTGAGGCACAACGGGGCAATTTGCCGCTGGGCAGCAACGTGTATGACCGCAACAACGCTGTCGTGGGGCTGGTCGGTCAGGGGAACCAAATCTACGCGCGTGCCGCAGGCAAGCAGGGACAACTGCGAGTGAAATGGGGTGAGGCGGCCAGTGAGCAGTGCACCCTCAACTACGACCTGCAGGGTCAGGACATGAAACAATCATTGTATCGTCTGGCGTTGCCGTGCAACAGCCAGTGA